From the Quercus lobata isolate SW786 chromosome 6, ValleyOak3.0 Primary Assembly, whole genome shotgun sequence genome, one window contains:
- the LOC115949678 gene encoding iridoid synthase CYC2-like, which produces MEQENHPNVTNIALIVGVTGMAGLSLAEALKSPNALGSPWQVYGAARRPEPSWFPSSIVDNYITFDATNSGDTHDKLAHIANKVTHVFWVAIQVRENEEANVKVNAAMLTNVLNVLKSGPASRLSHITLQTGTQHYMGPVHDPAHLAHLIPHEPPFIEDLPRLPYPNFYYALEDLMASHASSLTYSVHHSSIITGASSRSVYNALLTMAVYAIICRHENMAFRFPGTRYTWEHFCDMSDARVLAKQHIWAAVTDKAKNQAFNCTNGDVFTWKSFWKVLCEIFDVEFVPFDEAEEFDFVGLMETKGKVWDEIVERYGLYKTKLNEICCFAAIKNVLHFGFQHVCSMNKSREFGFFGYADTLKSVGMWVERLRKMKIIPSR; this is translated from the coding sequence ATGGAGCAAGAGAACCACCCCAACGTCACAAACATAGCACTAATAGTTGGGGTAACAGGCATGGCTGGCTTGAGCTTAGCAGAAGCCTTAAAAAGCCCCAATGCCCTTGGTAGCCCATGGCAAGTCTATGGCGCGGCTAGGCGCCCCGAGCCGAGCTGGTTCCCGTCCTCCATTGTCGACAATTACATCACCTTCGACGCCACAAACTCCGGTGACACACATGACAAGCTTGCCCACATAGCTAACAAGGTCACCCATGTCTTTTGGGTAGCCATCCAAGTACGTGAAAATGAAGAAGCTAATGTTAAAGTTAATGCAGCCATGCTAACCAATGTGCTCAATGTCCTAAAATCAGGTCCAGCTTCACGGCTTAGCCACATAACCCTTCAAACAGGCACTCAACACTACATGGGCCCAGTCCATGATCCAGCCCAtttggcccatctcatcccTCATGAGCCACCATTCATTGAAGACTTGCCCCGCCTTCCATACCCAAACTTTTACTACGCGCTTGAAGACCTCATGGCATCACACGCGTCGTCGTTGACCTATTCCGTGCACCACTCGTCTATCATAACCGGCGCGTCTTCAAGAAGCGTGTACAACGCGCTGCTGACGATGGCCGTGTATGCAATTATATGCCGACATGAGAACATGGCGTTTAGGTTTCCAGGTACACGTTACACGTGGGAGCATTTTTGTGACATGTCAGACGCGCGTGTACTGGCGAAGCAACATATATGGGCAGCTGTTACGGATAAGGCTAAAAACCAAGCCTTTAATTGCACCAATGGTGATGTTTTTACATGGAAGAGCTTTTGGAAAGTATTGTGTGAAATATTTGATGTTGAATTTGTGCCATTTGATGAGGCTGAAGAGTTTGATTTTGTGGGGTTGATGGAAACTAAAGGAAAAGTTTGGGATGAGATTGTGGAAAGATATGGGCTTTACAAGACGAAATTGAATGAGATTTGTTGTTTTGCTGcaattaaaaatgttttacattTTGGGTTTCAACATGTTTGTAGCATGAATAAGAGTCgtgaatttgggttttttgggtatGCAGACACACTAAAGAGTGTTGGGATGTGGGTTGAGAGACTCAGAAAGATGAAGATTATACCTTCAAGGTAA
- the LOC115994030 gene encoding uncharacterized protein LOC115994030 — MADCNGGEEHFASQDREAKSTGKKYGELVPKKKPLISKDHERAFFDSADWALCKQGAGVNQKSTAAVETLRPKLQRTPHQQLPPRRPACTSGPDNMGE; from the exons ATGGCAGACTGCAATGGAGGTGAAGAACATTTTGCTTCTCAAGACCGTGAG GCAAAATCCACAGGGAAGAAGTACGGAGAGCTTGTGCCAAAGAAAAAGCCATTGATTTCAAAG GATCATGAACGTGCATTCTTTGATTCTGCAGACTGGGCATTATGCAAG CAAGGTGCTGGAGTAAATCAAAAATCAACAGCTGCAGTAGAGACCTTGCGACCAAAACTACAG AGAACACCACACCAACAGCTACCCCCTAGGAGACCAGCTTGTACATCTGGTCCAGATAACATG GGAGAGTAG